The following proteins are encoded in a genomic region of Streptomyces gobiensis:
- a CDS encoding tripartite tricarboxylate transporter permease yields MDAFNQLIHGFGVALSPENLAFVFLGVLMGTVIGMLPGLGPISAISLMIPIAFTMDPTSAIIMLAGVYYGAIFGGSTSSILLNAPGVAGTVATSFDGYPLARNGQAGKALSVAAIASFAGGTVGVVGLMLVAPSLSALTVSFGPAEYFALMVLGLTAVVSLSGNNLTRGLISGTVGVMIALVGIDSQTSTLRFTFGRHELYEGVEFLIVALGVFALAEVFVMLLRRGQGGGDGTVTSLRLSKRELKEISGPTGRGSVLGFFTGVLPGAGATVASFLAYSFEKRFAKDGKTFGKGNIKGVAAPESANNGAAVGSFVPLLTLGVPGSGTTAVLLGALLVLGIQPGPLLLDEQPDMFWGVVASMYIGNIVLLILNLPLIPLFAKVLKTPQTLLLPLVIVFCVVGVYGQSFSTFDLWLLIGFGVLGFLMRANGFPAAPLILGLILGGLMEKSMRQALLISSGDFSTFVTKPISATLLALAALSLLAPLYGALRRGRRRRGLSPVSGAGQDEQPRTAVGAQQENG; encoded by the coding sequence ATGGACGCTTTCAACCAGCTCATCCACGGCTTCGGGGTCGCTCTGTCCCCGGAGAACCTCGCCTTTGTCTTCCTCGGCGTGCTCATGGGCACGGTGATCGGCATGCTGCCGGGGCTCGGGCCGATCAGCGCGATCTCGCTGATGATCCCGATCGCCTTCACCATGGACCCGACCTCGGCGATCATCATGCTGGCCGGGGTCTACTACGGCGCCATCTTCGGCGGCTCGACCTCATCCATCCTGCTCAACGCCCCTGGCGTGGCCGGAACGGTGGCCACCTCCTTTGACGGCTACCCCCTCGCTCGTAACGGCCAGGCGGGCAAGGCGCTCTCGGTGGCCGCCATCGCCTCCTTCGCGGGCGGCACCGTCGGCGTGGTCGGGCTGATGCTCGTCGCGCCGTCGCTGTCGGCGCTCACCGTCAGCTTCGGCCCGGCGGAGTACTTCGCCCTGATGGTCCTCGGCCTGACGGCCGTGGTCTCCCTCTCGGGGAACAACCTCACCAGAGGCCTCATCTCCGGCACCGTCGGAGTGATGATCGCCCTGGTCGGCATTGATTCCCAGACGTCCACACTCCGCTTCACCTTCGGACGGCATGAGCTGTACGAGGGCGTGGAGTTCCTGATCGTGGCGCTGGGCGTCTTCGCGCTCGCGGAGGTCTTCGTCATGCTGCTGCGCCGCGGACAGGGCGGCGGCGATGGGACGGTCACCTCGCTGCGGCTGAGCAAGCGCGAGCTCAAGGAGATCAGCGGGCCGACCGGGCGTGGCTCGGTGCTCGGCTTCTTCACCGGCGTGCTGCCGGGTGCTGGGGCCACGGTCGCCTCCTTCCTCGCGTACTCCTTCGAGAAGCGGTTCGCCAAGGACGGCAAGACCTTCGGCAAGGGCAACATCAAGGGCGTCGCCGCCCCCGAGTCCGCGAACAACGGGGCAGCGGTGGGGTCGTTCGTACCGCTGCTCACCCTCGGCGTTCCCGGCTCCGGCACCACGGCGGTGCTGCTCGGCGCACTGCTGGTGCTCGGCATCCAGCCCGGTCCGCTGCTGCTGGACGAACAGCCGGACATGTTCTGGGGGGTCGTCGCCAGCATGTACATCGGCAACATCGTGCTGCTGATTCTGAATCTGCCGCTGATCCCGCTGTTCGCCAAGGTGCTCAAGACCCCGCAGACCCTGCTGCTGCCCCTGGTCATCGTCTTCTGCGTGGTCGGTGTGTACGGACAGTCCTTCAGCACCTTCGACCTGTGGCTGCTGATCGGCTTCGGTGTGCTGGGCTTCCTGATGAGAGCCAATGGCTTCCCGGCCGCACCGCTCATCCTGGGGTTGATCCTCGGCGGACTTATGGAGAAGTCCATGAGGCAGGCCCTGCTGATCTCCTCCGGCGACTTCAGCACCTTCGTCACCAAGCCGATCTCCGCCACGCTGCTCGCACTGGCCGCACTCTCCCTGCTGGCTCCGCTCTACGGCGCCCTGCGACGCGGGCGACGAAGGCGGGGCTTGTCCCCGGTCAGCGGCGCGGGTCAGGATGAGCAGCCCAGGACCGCCGTCGGGGCACAGCAGGAGAACGGGTGA
- a CDS encoding tripartite tricarboxylate transporter TctB family protein, which yields MHHFRFSQRTVAAVLGVLALAYTVQAYRIPEFTAVEVPVQPGTLPRGLGLILILLCVALFFQRSPGEATGPTEATDTTGATEPTEAPARPAAATAAGPAGPAGSAGPAGPDTPMSRPALGRLSDARLELAALLIAICLYVGLFVPLGFVLSTALFVTGTAWYLGFGRHWVNVLVGSGVALALYLGMSEGLDVALPTGPLPF from the coding sequence ATGCATCACTTTCGATTCTCGCAGCGCACGGTGGCCGCTGTGCTCGGCGTCCTGGCCCTGGCTTACACCGTGCAGGCGTATCGCATCCCGGAGTTCACGGCGGTGGAGGTGCCGGTCCAGCCCGGCACCCTGCCCCGCGGGCTGGGGCTGATACTGATCCTCCTCTGCGTGGCGCTCTTCTTCCAGCGGTCCCCCGGCGAAGCCACGGGGCCCACCGAGGCCACAGACACCACAGGCGCCACAGAACCCACCGAGGCACCCGCGCGCCCCGCGGCGGCAACGGCCGCCGGCCCCGCCGGCCCCGCCGGCTCCGCCGGCCCCGCCGGCCCCGATACCCCCATGAGCCGCCCCGCCCTCGGCCGCCTCTCCGACGCCCGGCTGGAGCTGGCCGCGCTGCTCATCGCGATCTGTCTGTACGTCGGACTCTTCGTACCGCTCGGCTTTGTGCTGTCCACGGCGCTGTTCGTCACCGGCACGGCCTGGTACCTCGGCTTCGGCCGCCACTGGGTCAACGTGCTGGTCGGAAGCGGGGTGGCGCTGGCGCTCTACCTCGGCATGTCCGAAGGGCTGGACGTGGCCCTGCCAACCGGGCCACTGCCCTTCTGA
- a CDS encoding Bug family tripartite tricarboxylate transporter substrate binding protein has translation MAAVAAGSATLLLAACGEEASSAAGGDWKPTKPIEYIAPANTGGGWDTLARSSARVLDEANLLDRPMRVVNKPGAGGAIGWSYIAKHQKDPHKLFVTSPPILLVPLAGASDQTYRDFTPIARLNSEPLAYVVKASSPFKTFAELAKKLKSDPRKVSVAGGSGPGSLDHVGLAGAVQAAGADASKVTYVPFDGGGEALTSLLGGHADVAVAGASEVRGLVRSGDVRVLAVSSGQRSPILPDTPTLTESGIDYVFDIWRGVMAPKGLTEGQVAYYEKAFAEMVKQDSWKKESKKLGWTDDYLGSKEFGKFLDEQNKEFSGILTDVGLKK, from the coding sequence ATGGCGGCCGTCGCCGCTGGTTCGGCCACCCTGCTGCTCGCCGCGTGCGGCGAGGAAGCCAGCAGCGCGGCCGGCGGCGACTGGAAGCCGACCAAGCCCATCGAGTACATCGCCCCCGCCAATACCGGCGGTGGCTGGGACACTCTCGCCCGCAGCAGCGCCCGGGTGCTGGACGAGGCGAACCTCCTCGACCGGCCGATGCGTGTGGTGAACAAGCCGGGCGCTGGCGGGGCCATCGGCTGGTCCTATATCGCCAAGCACCAGAAGGACCCGCACAAGCTGTTTGTCACCAGCCCGCCCATCCTGCTGGTGCCGCTGGCCGGTGCGTCCGACCAGACCTACCGGGACTTCACCCCCATCGCCCGGCTGAACAGCGAGCCGCTGGCCTATGTGGTCAAGGCGAGTTCACCGTTCAAGACCTTCGCCGAGCTGGCGAAGAAGCTCAAGAGCGACCCGAGGAAGGTGAGCGTGGCGGGCGGTTCCGGACCGGGCAGCCTGGATCATGTGGGGCTCGCGGGCGCCGTGCAGGCGGCGGGGGCCGATGCGTCGAAGGTCACATATGTGCCCTTCGACGGCGGCGGTGAGGCCCTCACCTCACTGCTCGGCGGCCACGCCGATGTCGCGGTCGCGGGCGCCTCAGAGGTGCGGGGCCTGGTGCGGTCGGGGGATGTGCGGGTACTCGCGGTCTCCTCCGGGCAACGCTCCCCGATTCTGCCGGACACCCCCACGCTCACCGAGTCCGGCATTGACTACGTCTTCGACATCTGGCGTGGGGTGATGGCACCCAAGGGGCTGACTGAAGGCCAGGTCGCCTACTACGAGAAGGCGTTCGCCGAAATGGTCAAGCAAGACTCCTGGAAGAAGGAGAGCAAGAAACTCGGCTGGACCGACGACTATCTGGGCAGCAAGGAATTCGGAAAGTTCCTGGATGAGCAGAACAAGGAATTCTCTGGAATTCTCACCGATGTCGGGCTGAAGAAGTAG
- a CDS encoding ATP-binding protein, whose product MRRISTPRLSLAGQFLALQLVLIVVVLTVIAAVSVAQSNAEFRRTEGRRLLSVAETVASQDAVRVGLADVRRQGILQPTAESARSVSGASYVVITGTDRRVLTDPDPRRIGQRLELGKSGVLSGRSWVGTTETGSRSALEAHVPVFGAKGRLLGVVAAGRDYRGLGERIATATPHLLVYLGIASALGAAGSVLLARRIKRQTLGLEPEEITALVEHREAMLHGIREGVIGLDRHGRVTLANDTAVDLLRLPPGAPGSTLDELGIEPRLHDVLTGRVRGRDQVVVTGDRMITLNRMPLVTRGGTAGSVTTMRDLTELVALQSELDTTRSATETLRAQAHEFHNQLHVIAGLVELEEYPEVARYVRGISGTHARRTAEVMSKVADPSLAALLIAKSSLAAEQDATLRITDSSDLGPVAESLSSDLVTVVGNLVDNALDAVRNTGPGSWVEVELAEREKEIRVRVRDSGPGVAPELAEEVFRHGFTTKAVARDSPRGLGLAITRLVCTRRGGSVTADGALFMAVLPRTAEDRAEGDIP is encoded by the coding sequence ATGCGGCGGATATCCACGCCCCGCCTCTCCCTGGCCGGTCAGTTCCTCGCTCTGCAGCTCGTCCTTATCGTGGTCGTGCTGACCGTCATAGCGGCCGTATCGGTGGCTCAGTCGAACGCGGAGTTCCGGCGGACCGAGGGCCGTCGGCTGCTGAGCGTCGCGGAGACCGTGGCGTCCCAGGACGCCGTACGCGTCGGACTGGCCGATGTGCGGCGGCAGGGGATCCTCCAGCCGACGGCGGAGAGCGCCCGCAGCGTCTCGGGGGCGTCATATGTGGTCATCACCGGCACCGACCGGCGGGTTCTCACCGACCCTGACCCACGGCGGATCGGTCAGCGGCTGGAGCTGGGCAAGAGCGGGGTGCTCTCCGGGCGCTCCTGGGTGGGCACCACCGAGACCGGCAGCCGTAGCGCGCTGGAGGCGCATGTGCCGGTCTTCGGTGCGAAGGGGCGACTGCTCGGGGTGGTCGCCGCCGGGCGCGACTACCGCGGGCTCGGCGAGCGGATCGCCACCGCCACCCCGCATCTGCTGGTCTATCTGGGGATCGCCAGCGCGCTGGGCGCCGCGGGCTCGGTGCTGCTGGCCCGCCGGATCAAACGGCAGACGCTCGGTCTGGAACCGGAGGAGATCACCGCACTGGTCGAGCACCGCGAGGCGATGCTGCACGGCATCAGGGAGGGGGTGATAGGCCTCGACCGGCACGGCAGGGTGACGCTCGCCAATGACACCGCCGTGGACCTGCTGCGGCTGCCCCCCGGCGCACCGGGGAGCACCCTGGACGAGCTCGGCATCGAGCCCCGGCTGCACGATGTGCTCACCGGGCGGGTGCGGGGCCGCGACCAGGTCGTGGTCACCGGCGACCGGATGATCACGCTCAACCGGATGCCGCTGGTCACCCGGGGTGGCACGGCCGGGTCGGTGACCACGATGCGGGATCTGACGGAGCTGGTGGCGTTGCAGAGCGAGCTCGACACCACCCGCAGCGCCACCGAGACCCTGCGCGCTCAGGCCCATGAGTTCCACAATCAACTCCATGTGATCGCCGGTCTGGTGGAGCTGGAGGAGTATCCGGAGGTCGCCCGCTATGTGCGGGGCATAAGCGGCACCCACGCCCGGCGCACTGCCGAGGTGATGTCAAAGGTCGCCGACCCTTCGCTCGCCGCCCTGCTGATCGCCAAGTCGAGCCTCGCCGCCGAGCAGGACGCCACCTTGCGGATCACGGACTCCAGCGACCTTGGTCCGGTGGCGGAATCTCTCTCCTCGGACCTGGTGACCGTGGTCGGCAACCTCGTGGACAATGCGCTCGACGCGGTCCGTAACACCGGACCCGGCAGCTGGGTGGAGGTGGAGCTCGCCGAGCGGGAGAAAGAGATACGGGTCCGGGTACGGGACTCGGGGCCCGGTGTCGCGCCCGAGCTGGCCGAGGAGGTGTTCCGGCATGGCTTCACCACCAAGGCGGTGGCCCGGGACTCCCCGCGTGGGCTCGGTCTGGCCATCACCCGGCTGGTGTGTACCCGGCGGGGCGGCAGCGTGACAGCGGATGGAGCGCTGTTCATGGCGGTGCTGCCGCGGACAGCGGAGGACCGGGCGGAAGGAGACATCCCGTGA
- a CDS encoding response regulator transcription factor: MIRALVVDDDFMVARLHSKLVERVPGFTVVGEARSGGEALEAVSELRPDLVLLDIYLPDMNGLDVLRQLRAGGAPQTEVDVLVVTAARDAETVRGALRGGAVHYIIKPFDAPMLRERLQHYARRHQELAAIAKPGQDDVDRVFGAAPTGSPVPAKPAVPVAPAMAVAARLPKGVTEQTAGLVRRTLAESPAGLSASECAVRSGLSRVSARRYLEFFVSSGRAQVTLRYGTTGRPERRYHWLAGPG, from the coding sequence GTGATCCGGGCACTGGTCGTCGATGACGACTTCATGGTGGCCCGCCTGCACAGCAAGCTGGTTGAGCGGGTGCCCGGCTTCACCGTGGTCGGTGAGGCCCGCAGCGGCGGGGAGGCGCTGGAGGCGGTAAGTGAACTACGCCCGGACCTGGTGCTGTTGGATATCTATCTGCCTGATATGAACGGACTTGATGTACTACGCCAGCTTCGTGCTGGAGGCGCCCCGCAGACCGAGGTCGATGTCCTCGTGGTGACCGCGGCACGGGACGCCGAAACGGTGCGGGGCGCGTTGCGCGGTGGTGCCGTGCACTACATCATCAAGCCGTTCGACGCGCCCATGCTGCGGGAACGCCTTCAGCACTACGCTCGTCGGCACCAGGAGCTCGCGGCCATCGCCAAGCCGGGCCAGGACGATGTCGACCGGGTCTTCGGCGCCGCCCCCACCGGCAGTCCGGTGCCGGCCAAGCCTGCGGTGCCGGTGGCGCCCGCTATGGCCGTCGCTGCCCGGCTGCCCAAGGGCGTCACGGAGCAGACCGCCGGTCTTGTGCGGCGTACGCTCGCGGAGAGCCCGGCAGGGCTCTCCGCCTCCGAGTGCGCCGTCCGCAGCGGCCTCTCCCGGGTGAGCGCCCGCCGCTATCTGGAGTTCTTCGTCTCCAGCGGCCGTGCGCAGGTCACTCTCCGGTATGGCACCACCGGCCGTCCTGAGCGCCGCTACCACTGGCTGGCCGGTCCCGGCTGA
- a CDS encoding lipase maturation factor family protein: protein MEWFAAPEYWLSRLVFQRALAGVYLIAFVSAALQFRALLGTHGLTPVPDFLRWAAFRDSPSIFHFHYSDRFFAGIAWTGAVLAAAVLAGAADWVPLWASMLLWLVLWALYLSIVNVGQTWYAFGWESLLLETGFIAIFLGNAEVAPPLLVLFLLRWLLFRLEFGAGLIKWRGDRCWRQLTCLDYHHETQPMPGPLSWYFHHLPRPLHRVETAANHIAQLILPVLLFTPQPVASFAAAFIILTQLWLVASGNFSWLNWLTILLALSAIDSSGLAAAPAHGPAPLWFELAVYGVTALVAVLSYWPVRNLISAEQQMNRSFNAFHLVNTYGAFGTVTRLRHEVAIEGTDEERITEDTVWREYGFRGKPGDVHRLPRQFAPYHLRLDWLMWFAALSPAYARPWFARLLERLLENDRATLRLLRTSPFPDAPPTHVRAVLYRYRFTTWRERRDTGAWWHRELVGTYTPPVALR, encoded by the coding sequence ATGGAGTGGTTCGCGGCGCCCGAGTACTGGCTGAGCCGACTGGTCTTCCAGCGAGCGCTGGCCGGTGTGTATCTCATCGCCTTTGTCTCGGCCGCCCTGCAGTTCCGGGCGCTGCTGGGCACGCACGGGCTGACCCCCGTGCCGGACTTCCTGCGGTGGGCGGCCTTCCGGGACTCCCCCAGCATCTTCCATTTCCACTACTCCGACCGCTTCTTCGCGGGCATCGCCTGGACCGGTGCGGTGCTGGCGGCGGCCGTACTGGCAGGGGCGGCGGACTGGGTTCCCCTGTGGGCATCGATGCTGCTGTGGCTGGTGCTGTGGGCGCTGTATCTCTCCATCGTCAATGTCGGCCAGACCTGGTACGCCTTCGGCTGGGAATCACTGCTCCTGGAGACCGGCTTCATCGCCATCTTCCTCGGCAACGCCGAGGTGGCCCCGCCGCTGCTCGTACTGTTTCTGCTGCGCTGGCTGCTCTTCCGGCTGGAATTCGGCGCGGGGCTCATCAAGTGGCGTGGTGACCGCTGCTGGCGGCAGCTGACCTGTCTGGACTACCACCATGAGACCCAGCCGATGCCAGGTCCGCTCAGCTGGTACTTCCACCATCTGCCGCGGCCACTGCACCGGGTGGAGACGGCGGCCAACCACATCGCGCAACTGATCCTGCCGGTGCTGCTGTTCACTCCCCAGCCGGTGGCCAGCTTCGCCGCCGCCTTCATCATCCTCACCCAGCTGTGGCTGGTGGCCTCCGGCAACTTCTCCTGGCTCAACTGGCTGACGATTCTGCTCGCGCTCTCCGCCATCGACAGCTCGGGCCTCGCGGCGGCACCCGCACACGGTCCCGCTCCGCTGTGGTTCGAGCTCGCGGTGTACGGCGTCACCGCGCTGGTGGCAGTGCTCAGCTACTGGCCGGTGCGTAATCTGATCTCCGCGGAGCAGCAGATGAACCGCTCCTTCAACGCCTTCCATCTGGTCAACACCTACGGTGCCTTCGGCACCGTCACCCGGCTGCGGCATGAGGTGGCGATCGAGGGCACCGATGAGGAACGGATCACCGAGGACACGGTGTGGCGGGAGTACGGCTTCCGCGGCAAGCCGGGCGATGTCCACCGACTGCCCCGGCAGTTCGCTCCGTACCATCTCCGGCTGGACTGGCTGATGTGGTTCGCCGCGCTCTCGCCCGCGTATGCCCGCCCCTGGTTCGCCCGTCTGCTGGAGCGTCTGCTGGAGAACGACCGGGCCACGCTGAGGCTGCTGCGCACCAGCCCCTTCCCGGACGCCCCGCCCACCCACGTCCGTGCGGTGCTCTACCGCTACCGCTTCACAACCTGGCGCGAGCGCCGCGACACCGGCGCCTGGTGGCACCGCGAGCTGGTAGGCACCTACACCCCACCGGTCGCCCTGCGCTGA
- a CDS encoding thiolase family protein → MTNDRLRDVYIVDAVRTPVGKYSGALSHVRPDDLAAHVVRALVDRTPELDPVRIDDVVFGNANGAGEENRNVGRMAVLLAGLPVSVPGATVNRLCASGMEAVIQAARAVAVGDASVAIAGGVESMSRAPWVLPKPERAFPAGAPEVFSTTLGWRMVNPRMRPEWTVSLGEGAELIAEKYHITREQQDVFAVASHDKAAHAWKDGAYDREVVPYDGISLARDETIRDTTSVDALARLKPVFRREGGTVTAGNSSPLNDGAAALLLVDEEGLKATGREPLARIRASAVTGVEPQLFGLGPVEAVRRALAKAGRDFDELHTVELNEAFAAQSLGCLAEWPELDPARVNPRGGAIAIGHPLGASGARITGAVAHELAAAGSGVGLAALCIGVGQGQALVLER, encoded by the coding sequence ATGACCAACGACCGTCTCCGTGATGTGTACATCGTCGATGCTGTCCGCACTCCGGTCGGCAAATACAGCGGCGCGCTGTCGCACGTACGGCCCGATGATCTGGCCGCCCATGTCGTACGGGCCCTGGTGGACCGTACGCCGGAGCTGGACCCGGTCCGTATCGACGATGTGGTCTTCGGCAACGCCAATGGCGCGGGCGAGGAGAACCGCAATGTGGGCCGGATGGCGGTGCTGCTGGCCGGGCTGCCGGTGTCGGTCCCCGGCGCCACGGTCAACCGGCTCTGCGCCTCCGGGATGGAGGCCGTCATCCAGGCGGCTCGCGCGGTCGCCGTCGGGGACGCCTCGGTGGCTATCGCGGGCGGAGTCGAGTCGATGAGCCGTGCGCCATGGGTGCTGCCCAAGCCGGAGCGGGCGTTTCCAGCCGGGGCGCCCGAGGTCTTCTCCACAACGCTGGGCTGGCGGATGGTGAACCCGCGGATGCGCCCCGAGTGGACCGTCTCGCTCGGCGAGGGCGCCGAACTCATCGCTGAGAAGTACCACATCACCCGCGAACAGCAGGACGTCTTCGCCGTCGCCAGCCATGACAAGGCCGCCCATGCCTGGAAGGACGGTGCCTATGACCGCGAGGTCGTGCCCTATGACGGAATCAGTCTCGCCCGCGATGAAACGATCCGCGACACCACCTCCGTCGATGCCCTCGCCAGGCTGAAGCCGGTCTTCCGTCGGGAGGGCGGCACCGTCACGGCGGGCAACTCCTCCCCGCTCAACGATGGGGCGGCGGCGCTGCTCCTCGTCGACGAGGAGGGTCTGAAAGCCACGGGGCGGGAGCCGCTGGCCCGGATCCGCGCCTCAGCGGTCACCGGTGTGGAGCCGCAGCTCTTCGGTCTCGGCCCGGTCGAGGCGGTACGGCGGGCCCTGGCCAAGGCGGGGCGGGACTTTGACGAGCTGCACACCGTTGAGCTCAATGAGGCCTTCGCCGCCCAGTCACTGGGCTGTCTGGCCGAGTGGCCCGAACTTGACCCGGCGCGGGTCAACCCGCGTGGCGGCGCCATCGCGATCGGCCACCCGCTGGGCGCATCCGGCGCCCGGATCACCGGGGCGGTCGCCCATGAGCTCGCGGCCGCGGGCTCGGGAGTGGGCCTTGCGGCGCTGTGCATCGGGGTCGGTCAGGGTCAGGCGCTGGTCCTGGAGCGCTGA